The Candidatus Effluviviaceae Genus I sp. genomic sequence GAACCAGTCGGTGTCGCGGTAGCCGACGCCGTCGGTGGTGTAGGTTCCGCTCGCGCCCCTGAGCGTGATCGTGGCGTCGCTGGGCGGGATGCTCTGGAACACGCGAGGGGTCGAGTTGCACCCGCCGTTCCACGAGTCGTCCCACCCGTCGCGGCACGGCGGCTCCGTCTCCACGATGAGCCGGGCGGGCGACTCGAGCACGCAGGGGCCGTTCTCGAGCACGGCGATCCGATACTCCCCGGAGCTCGTCCCGTAGCCATCCACGACGATGTAGTACGTGTGCCCGGCGGCCAGGTCCACGTGGTCGAGCATGGACTGCCAGCCGCTGCCGCCGCACTCGGCGTCGTCGTTGCAGACCACGACGGAGCCGGGGCCGTCGCGGAAGACGTAGACCTTCGTGTCGTACGAGGACTCGCACAGGCTCACCGTGACGTTGACGTCGGTCTCCGGGGTGAAGGCATAGACGACGTCCGGGGCCGTCGAGCCCGCGTATGGACAGGCCGCGTCGTAGTCGTTGGCCCGTCCGGCCGTCGTCCCGACCGCCATGAAGGGCAGCGACGCGATCGGGATCGCCGACGCGATGTCCTCCCCCGGGCCGCGGGTCCCCGCGCCCTCCGGCAGTCCTGCGAGGAGCGGCTTGCTCTCAGGCACGTTGGCGGTCGATGCGGCCAGCGCCGGGCCGGCCGGCACGGCCGCGAGCAGGACGAGCAGGGCCGCGTGGATGACCAAGGATGGGGCGCTGAGCGGGCGGATCGCCATACAATGAGATTATCACATGATTGCCAGACTGTCAAGAAGCGAGCCTGTGGCGCACCCCTCCCCTCGCGCGGCCGATCCGGCCATCGCCGTGGTAGGATGTCGCCGTGACCAGCAGCAGGAGATACCCCGTCCCCGCCGGGATCCACCGCGCCGAGCGCGTCGTGGAGCGGAGCCGGTTCATTGCGACCGTCGGGCACGCCGCCTCCCCCGAGGCGGCGAGGCTCTTCGTGTCCGGCGTGGCCGCGGAGTTCCCCGACGCCTCGCACAACTGCTGGGCGTACGTCGCGGGCCCCCCGGGCGACACGGCCAGGATCGGAATGAGCGATGCCGGCGAGCCCCGCGGCACCGCGGGGCGCCCGATGCTCAACGCCCTTCTCGGCAGCGGCGTCGGGGACGTCGCCGCCGTCGTGACCCGCTACTTCGGCGGCTTGAAGCTCGGCACCGGCGGCCTCGCCCGGGCATACGCGGCCAGCGTGATGGACGCGCTCGCGTCCCTCCCCACCGTCGAGCACGTCGAACGCGTCGAACTCCGCCTTGAAGCCGCCTACGCC encodes the following:
- a CDS encoding YigZ family protein; protein product: MTSSRRYPVPAGIHRAERVVERSRFIATVGHAASPEAARLFVSGVAAEFPDASHNCWAYVAGPPGDTARIGMSDAGEPRGTAGRPMLNALLGSGVGDVAAVVTRYFGGLKLGTGGLARAYAASVMDALASLPTVEHVERVELRLEAAYAGLRELERLLDDVGASVVEQTYGAGVLLRVSVPRDEEARLRQALESLRGLARVIPAGTDPSR